Proteins from a single region of Sphaerochaeta globosa str. Buddy:
- a CDS encoding AraC family transcriptional regulator, whose protein sequence is MSDEELLIKAARFVGLDGVKKSAIDLALSYCGIQQCSPLHNNGPEIRDTSFIHIVSTGKGVLKMDGKEYHLQSNQAFLIPSGVSAQYTADKDDPWHYMWVGFSGLMSEESMAMAGFSREHPVRSVLNEQLLLQDIEGMIETYHLTFTNELRRNGCFFHFISHLIEDYQAQGSLVGESSLQCAQYARNAYHFIMEHFSEPIKIQELAEQFGVSRNYLYACFKEVYKVSPKQFLNAVRMEHASSLLLSKYLYVSQVAHQVGFDDELAFSKAFKEFHALSPTDFRKQLRSHATKPIPSPS, encoded by the coding sequence ATGAGCGATGAAGAGTTGTTGATCAAGGCTGCAAGGTTTGTAGGGCTGGACGGTGTGAAGAAGTCTGCCATCGACCTTGCTCTTTCCTATTGCGGAATCCAACAGTGTTCACCGCTTCACAACAATGGTCCGGAGATACGGGATACCAGCTTTATCCATATTGTGAGCACCGGCAAAGGCGTGCTGAAAATGGACGGCAAGGAGTATCACCTGCAGAGCAATCAGGCATTTCTTATTCCTAGTGGAGTGAGTGCGCAGTATACCGCCGACAAGGACGACCCCTGGCACTACATGTGGGTGGGTTTTTCAGGGCTGATGAGTGAAGAGAGCATGGCCATGGCTGGGTTCAGCAGGGAACATCCCGTTCGCAGTGTGCTCAACGAACAGCTTTTGCTCCAGGATATCGAAGGCATGATTGAAACCTATCACCTCACATTCACCAATGAACTGCGCCGAAACGGGTGTTTTTTTCACTTCATCTCCCATCTGATCGAGGACTACCAAGCACAGGGCTCGCTTGTCGGAGAAAGCAGCCTGCAATGTGCCCAGTATGCCCGTAACGCCTACCATTTCATTATGGAACATTTCAGCGAACCGATAAAAATCCAGGAGTTGGCAGAGCAGTTCGGGGTGAGTCGGAATTATCTGTATGCATGCTTTAAGGAGGTGTACAAGGTATCGCCGAAGCAGTTCCTCAATGCCGTACGGATGGAACATGCTTCCAGCTTGCTGCTCTCAAAGTATCTGTATGTATCGCAGGTTGCCCATCAGGTGGGATTCGACGATGAGCTGGCTTTCTCAAAAGCTTTCAAGGAATTCCATGCTCTTTCTCCCACCGATTTCAGAAAACAACTGCGTTCACACGCTACGAAGCCTATACCAAGTCCCTCGTAA